One window of the Halobacteriovorax sp. JY17 genome contains the following:
- the feoB gene encoding ferrous iron transport protein B — MNSRVLFVGFPNSGKSSLFNILSGQRRKVTNYSGITVDAAEGDLLSNQNYENKVRIVDLPGMYNLVPTSIDEGVSLNNLLNLSPGSVYHLVALVIDIERFESSMSLCLALKKLMGDKLILIINKDDKKLITNEQRITIEKLTGLRALTTSAKKSNIREIDRFLRDSISGEVDLSGEITLSRESLEYIPDFRETPQVKIEEDTKKVLELINDFHIRAREIVDTIVKPDSRKAAITRKLDKVLIHPLWGTIIFFIIFYLIFNSIYEWAGPLMDGVDALVGMLGDWVANILPDGYLKSLLVDGVIAGVGGVIIFAPQIGILFLLLSLLEQSGYISRAAILSDRVMSFFGLNGKAFLPYLSGFACSIPGIMAARTIPSRKERIATIMTIPMITCSARLPVYILLIGTFVPDEKVFGFFNAQALSFFFLYFLGSFFALFMALIFRLSYFKGQTSSFFIDLPFYQRPSLRVAFAMAFQKVKFFCKKAGTIILVLSIGIWFASTFPRLSPSEVLNKSPDVVASMQLQHSVMGRIGKAIEPALKPIGMDWKMGVGLLVAFGARELFVSTMGTIYALGEVDEESSTLRERLKLEKDEVTGEPKFNLAVAWSILIFFVFSLQCTSTLAILRRELGNWKQPMFMFTYMGILAWVGSYIAYNLLS, encoded by the coding sequence ATGAATTCAAGAGTCTTATTCGTTGGCTTCCCTAATTCGGGAAAATCTTCTCTATTTAATATTCTTAGTGGGCAAAGAAGAAAAGTTACAAACTATTCTGGGATTACGGTAGATGCTGCTGAAGGTGATCTGCTTTCAAATCAGAATTATGAAAATAAGGTTAGAATCGTCGATTTACCTGGAATGTATAATCTTGTGCCAACAAGTATTGATGAAGGAGTTTCTTTAAACAACCTTTTAAATCTCTCCCCTGGTTCAGTCTATCACTTGGTCGCTCTTGTGATAGATATAGAAAGATTTGAATCCTCAATGTCACTCTGTTTAGCGTTGAAGAAATTGATGGGTGATAAGTTAATTCTAATTATAAATAAAGATGATAAGAAGTTAATTACAAATGAGCAGAGAATTACAATTGAAAAATTAACGGGTCTTAGGGCGTTAACTACCTCTGCTAAGAAATCAAATATTCGTGAAATTGATCGTTTCCTTAGAGATAGTATTTCTGGTGAAGTTGATCTTTCCGGAGAGATTACTCTTTCTCGTGAGAGTTTAGAATATATTCCCGATTTCCGTGAGACTCCTCAAGTAAAAATTGAAGAAGATACAAAGAAAGTTTTAGAACTTATAAATGATTTTCACATTAGGGCCAGAGAAATTGTTGATACAATTGTTAAGCCTGACTCCAGGAAAGCGGCCATTACAAGAAAGCTAGATAAGGTTCTTATTCACCCTCTTTGGGGAACAATTATTTTCTTTATTATTTTCTATCTTATTTTTAATTCAATCTATGAATGGGCAGGACCATTGATGGATGGTGTAGATGCTCTTGTGGGAATGCTTGGAGATTGGGTTGCAAATATTCTTCCTGATGGGTACTTAAAGAGCTTGCTTGTTGATGGAGTAATCGCTGGAGTGGGAGGAGTTATTATTTTTGCTCCTCAGATTGGAATTCTATTCTTACTTTTAAGTCTTCTCGAACAGTCTGGATATATTTCGAGGGCCGCTATTTTAAGCGATAGGGTAATGAGCTTCTTTGGATTAAATGGAAAGGCTTTTCTCCCTTATCTCTCTGGATTTGCCTGTTCAATTCCTGGAATAATGGCAGCTAGAACGATACCAAGTAGAAAAGAGAGAATCGCAACAATTATGACGATTCCAATGATTACATGTAGTGCTAGACTTCCCGTCTATATTCTCTTGATCGGAACCTTTGTTCCTGATGAGAAAGTCTTTGGTTTTTTTAATGCTCAAGCTCTTTCATTTTTCTTCTTATACTTTTTAGGAAGCTTCTTTGCTCTTTTTATGGCGCTTATATTTAGACTCAGTTACTTTAAGGGACAGACAAGTTCATTCTTTATTGATCTCCCTTTTTATCAAAGACCAAGTCTTAGAGTTGCTTTTGCAATGGCCTTTCAAAAAGTTAAATTCTTTTGCAAGAAAGCGGGAACAATTATTCTTGTTCTTTCAATTGGAATTTGGTTTGCTTCCACCTTCCCAAGGTTAAGCCCTTCTGAAGTATTGAATAAATCCCCTGATGTAGTAGCTTCAATGCAATTACAACATTCTGTGATGGGAAGAATTGGAAAGGCCATTGAGCCAGCTCTAAAACCTATTGGAATGGATTGGAAAATGGGAGTAGGTCTCTTAGTTGCTTTTGGTGCGAGAGAATTATTTGTTTCAACCATGGGAACGATCTATGCTCTTGGTGAAGTAGATGAAGAGTCTTCAACTTTAAGGGAGCGTCTAAAGCTTGAAAAGGACGAGGTCACTGGGGAGCCTAAATTCAACTTAGCCGTGGCTTGGTCGATTCTCATATTCTTTGTCTTCTCTTTGCAGTGTACAAGTACCTTAGCAATCCTTAGAAGGGAGCTTGGAAATTGGAAGCAGCCGATGTTCATGTTTACTTATATGGGGATTCTCGCTTGGGTAGGATCATATATCGCTTATAATTTACTCAGCTAA
- a CDS encoding biopolymer transporter ExbD has protein sequence MSRVRSISGRGKRRKKKVMDLDITSLLDILVILLVFLLKNYNASGIVLNVPKGIELPSSQSQSLNTSGIIVQVSPNTIWVDNKIVLEAQNDTLAEDRTGRRIIPLFNELVKKKEVIKQIEKSSPNAKKFSGVVNLVVDKTIKYSYIKKLMYTTAEAGFGKYKFIVMGEE, from the coding sequence ATGAGTAGAGTTAGATCAATTTCAGGAAGAGGCAAGAGAAGAAAGAAAAAGGTGATGGATCTTGATATCACTTCCCTACTTGATATCTTAGTAATCCTTCTCGTTTTTCTTTTAAAGAACTACAATGCTTCTGGTATCGTTTTAAATGTTCCAAAAGGAATCGAGCTACCAAGCTCTCAATCTCAATCTCTCAATACTTCAGGAATTATTGTTCAAGTCTCCCCTAATACAATTTGGGTTGATAATAAAATAGTTTTAGAAGCACAAAATGATACTCTTGCTGAAGACAGAACAGGAAGAAGAATTATCCCACTCTTTAACGAACTCGTTAAAAAGAAAGAAGTCATTAAGCAAATTGAGAAATCTTCTCCTAATGCAAAGAAGTTTTCAGGTGTTGTAAATCTTGTTGTCGATAAGACTATTAAGTATAGCTACATTAAGAAGTTAATGTACACAACGGCTGAGGCTGGATTTGGAAAGTATAAATTCATAGTGATGGGTGAAGAATAA
- a CDS encoding biopolymer transporter ExbD gives MYRAPSRRKLKKEIEKPNLIPILDAVFIFIFFLLMSSRFLNINEIQSDVPIVSDRQPPKSDKKPLALTLKIQNTRIQVLTGVPGSVRKNIGKNADGDYDLLSLREYLISLKKNNVDENSIVLEPLVDLSYEDIVKIMDSVRDLKKTDPDIWTKTKDGMDLRVKELFNNIVFGNIQS, from the coding sequence GTGTATAGAGCACCAAGTAGAAGAAAATTAAAAAAAGAAATTGAAAAACCAAATCTAATTCCTATATTAGATGCGGTTTTCATATTCATCTTCTTCCTACTAATGTCATCACGATTTTTAAATATAAATGAAATTCAAAGTGATGTGCCTATCGTTTCCGATAGGCAACCACCAAAGAGCGACAAGAAGCCTTTGGCACTTACTTTAAAAATTCAAAACACAAGAATACAAGTTCTCACAGGTGTTCCAGGTTCAGTAAGAAAGAATATTGGAAAGAATGCTGACGGTGATTATGACCTACTCTCTTTAAGAGAATATTTAATTTCACTTAAAAAGAATAATGTCGATGAAAACTCAATAGTTCTAGAGCCACTTGTAGACTTAAGCTACGAAGACATTGTTAAGATCATGGACTCAGTAAGAGACCTAAAAAAGACTGACCCAGATATTTGGACAAAGACAAAAGATGGAATGGATCTTCGAGTAAAAGAGCTTTTTAACAATATTGTCTTCGGTAACATACAGAGTTAA
- a CDS encoding MotA/TolQ/ExbB proton channel family protein has translation MEATAVSTSMNGIAQFIQSGGIFMWVILLIWAIGVAIAIERFSKLSFKLDVDGASFMNELQRYILSNDIQGAIRVCSGSVAALPRVLKSGLKRSNQSTAQVQNAIDATALEVIPKIELRLNYLQLIANISTLFGLLGTIQGLIETFTAVGSADPAQKQELLALGISKAMNTTFLGLLAAITVMMLHAFLASKSEKIINEIDEFSVKLLDLLGTKQEKEN, from the coding sequence ATGGAAGCAACAGCTGTATCGACATCAATGAACGGAATTGCACAATTTATCCAAAGTGGTGGTATCTTCATGTGGGTTATCCTACTGATCTGGGCCATAGGCGTTGCAATTGCCATAGAACGTTTCTCAAAATTATCTTTTAAACTCGACGTAGACGGCGCATCGTTTATGAATGAGTTACAAAGATATATCCTCTCAAATGACATTCAAGGTGCCATTAGAGTTTGCTCTGGTTCAGTAGCAGCTCTGCCAAGAGTTTTAAAGAGTGGATTAAAGAGATCTAACCAATCAACTGCTCAAGTCCAAAACGCAATCGATGCGACTGCACTTGAAGTAATTCCTAAGATTGAGTTAAGACTTAACTATCTTCAGTTGATTGCAAATATTTCAACTCTATTTGGTCTACTTGGAACTATCCAAGGTCTGATCGAAACATTCACAGCTGTTGGCTCAGCTGATCCTGCACAGAAGCAAGAGTTACTTGCTCTAGGGATTTCAAAAGCGATGAACACAACTTTCCTAGGTCTACTTGCTGCTATTACAGTAATGATGCTTCACGCTTTCTTAGCTTCTAAGTCAGAGAAAATCATTAATGAAATAGATGAATTTTCAGTAAAGCTTTTAGACTTACTTGGAACAAAACAAGAAAAAGAAAACTAA
- a CDS encoding SIS domain-containing protein, translating to MSQFIKEALIDAKNTLEKFINNESNISAMDSAIKTFITTLNNGGRIYSCGNGGSMCDSMHFAEELTGRYRKDRRALAAMSFSDPSHMSCVGNDFGYDAIFQKMVEAFGQKGDSLLAISTSGNSGNVINAVTEAKARGVTTIGLLGKDGGKLKDMVDIAIIVESPLTDRIQEIHIKIIHNFIEGIERELFPEHY from the coding sequence TTGTCTCAATTTATAAAAGAAGCACTTATCGATGCGAAGAATACATTAGAAAAATTTATTAATAATGAATCTAATATTTCAGCAATGGATAGTGCTATAAAAACTTTCATCACGACTTTAAATAATGGCGGAAGAATTTATAGTTGTGGTAACGGTGGCTCGATGTGCGATTCAATGCACTTTGCAGAAGAACTCACAGGAAGATATAGAAAAGATAGAAGAGCTCTAGCAGCTATGTCATTCAGCGATCCAAGTCATATGAGCTGTGTTGGAAATGACTTTGGCTATGATGCTATTTTTCAAAAGATGGTTGAGGCCTTTGGACAAAAAGGCGATAGTCTCCTCGCAATTTCAACAAGTGGAAACTCTGGCAACGTCATAAATGCTGTCACAGAAGCTAAGGCCAGAGGTGTTACAACAATTGGACTACTTGGAAAAGACGGTGGAAAACTTAAAGACATGGTTGATATAGCTATCATTGTTGAGTCTCCACTCACTGACAGGATTCAAGAAATTCACATTAAGATTATTCACAATTTTATTGAAGGAATCGAGCGCGAGCTATTTCCAGAGCACTACTAG
- the trxA gene encoding thioredoxin: MSNVGKTDQASFDADVINSEKPVLVDFWAEWCGPCRTLAPVLDEVAGEVGENAKILKVNVDENGDLAQKYGIRGIPTMIFFKNGEPAKTLVGLQGKEEIKKTLEELA, translated from the coding sequence ATGAGTAATGTAGGAAAGACTGACCAAGCTAGCTTTGACGCTGATGTTATTAACTCAGAAAAGCCAGTACTAGTAGACTTTTGGGCCGAGTGGTGTGGACCATGTAGAACACTTGCACCAGTTCTTGATGAAGTAGCAGGTGAAGTTGGTGAGAACGCGAAAATTTTAAAAGTAAATGTTGATGAAAATGGTGACCTTGCTCAGAAGTACGGAATCCGTGGTATCCCAACAATGATTTTCTTTAAAAACGGTGAGCCAGCAAAAACTCTTGTTGGACTGCAAGGTAAAGAAGAAATTAAAAAGACTTTGGAAGAATTAGCTTAG
- a CDS encoding RDD family protein: MDRKYLLKSSIKVARISRMIAKGIDLFIALILSVFFYPVGIILALFYVAIADSLQNGQSVGKKFMGFAVISLENGKPCTLKQSVIRNLPFLIPLFFAIVPIWGWIFAILLGIPLLILEIYLLHKLDSGHRLGDVMADTSVMANDGSGEQIKKRKDSWFDPNSQMT, translated from the coding sequence ATGGATAGAAAATATTTACTCAAATCATCTATAAAAGTGGCGAGAATTTCTCGCATGATTGCTAAGGGCATTGATCTCTTTATCGCACTAATATTGTCGGTCTTCTTCTATCCTGTGGGCATTATTCTCGCACTCTTTTATGTGGCCATCGCCGATAGTTTACAAAATGGACAGAGTGTCGGTAAGAAATTTATGGGCTTTGCTGTTATTTCCCTAGAAAATGGTAAGCCATGTACGTTGAAGCAGTCTGTTATTAGAAATCTTCCATTTTTGATTCCATTATTTTTCGCTATCGTTCCTATATGGGGCTGGATTTTCGCTATCCTCTTAGGAATACCTCTTTTAATTTTAGAAATTTATCTCTTACACAAGCTTGACTCAGGACACCGTCTAGGTGACGTTATGGCCGATACTTCTGTTATGGCAAATGATGGTTCAGGTGAGCAAATTAAGAAGAGAAAAGATAGTTGGTTTGACCCTAATAGCCAAATGACTTGA
- the polA gene encoding DNA polymerase I, protein MAKNRLIIVDISSFIFRAFYAIRVLHSPEGVPVNAVHGVLSMLLKLLSKYQPSHILLARDTKGGSFRNELYDQYKANRSAPPEELIPQFDLIKQLIDHMELPSSTVEGFEADDLIGSACVQWKNDFDEILIASGDKDLMQFIGGNVKMLDTMKDKTYDREGVFEKMGVYPEQIVDYLSMVGDASDNIPGMKGIGAKGAAKLLEEHGTLEKCIEVKDTLKGKKLTTAFSEYLEDGLLSKKLIEIKTDVDLGLSAEQSGFKFYPQESLFEFLKGLGFKSALVKLEDLKFAQHQADQGGEFSVNPDGPSIKVSDYDEEKVKSTSLVGLDIQYTSNNPYEFEIFSISLSIDKNEAFYINGKESHQVLMNLIDRSDLTISVSDYKSLLYFCIKNEKEIKASIFDIVQAQFVANAGEKNNVEYLSDKFLGSGIPAYDKKKPLASDNEEELVREISSARAHTAFRVKEFLYEELERKELLSIFENLDNALTPILARMEFEGVHINSAFFAEYEKELQIKLDGLQASVDALSMEPINLNSPKQVGALLFEELGLPVGKKTKTGYSTDSSVLEELAAKNLSEVPGLILEYREVGKLLSTYVKAIPELVNSVSGKIHTHFNQNVAATGRLSSNHPNLQNIPIRSEMGRRIRKGFIAGPGKILLAADYSQVELRLLAHFSKDKTMIDAFKNGIDIHRRTASEIMGVPVDSVGSNDRSKAKAVNFGLMYGQSSFGLSAALKISRKEAKEYITNYFERFSSVKGYLDELKEECERTGFAKTLLGRKRYLADIHSTNRTIKANAERVAINSPIQGTAADIIKQAMIDIQKVMDDKKLKSKMILQVHDELIFEVVENELEEMKSILRTGMEKVVDLSVPLDVDMGVGVNWFDLK, encoded by the coding sequence ATGGCAAAGAATCGTTTAATCATTGTAGATATTAGTAGTTTCATTTTTCGCGCTTTCTACGCGATTAGAGTACTACATTCACCAGAAGGTGTTCCTGTTAATGCTGTTCACGGTGTTCTCTCAATGCTCTTAAAGCTCCTTTCTAAATATCAGCCATCTCATATACTTCTTGCTAGAGATACTAAAGGCGGATCTTTTCGTAATGAACTCTACGATCAATATAAGGCCAATCGAAGTGCTCCTCCCGAAGAGCTTATTCCTCAATTTGATTTGATCAAACAATTGATTGATCATATGGAGCTTCCAAGTTCAACTGTTGAAGGTTTTGAAGCAGACGATCTCATTGGTTCGGCTTGTGTGCAGTGGAAGAATGACTTTGATGAAATCTTAATTGCTTCAGGAGATAAAGATTTAATGCAATTCATTGGTGGAAACGTGAAAATGTTGGATACCATGAAAGATAAGACTTATGACCGAGAAGGTGTCTTTGAAAAGATGGGAGTTTATCCAGAACAAATCGTAGACTATCTTTCGATGGTTGGGGACGCTTCAGATAATATTCCAGGAATGAAAGGAATTGGGGCCAAGGGTGCGGCAAAACTCTTAGAGGAACATGGAACTTTAGAAAAATGTATTGAAGTGAAAGATACTCTTAAAGGAAAGAAGCTTACAACTGCCTTTAGTGAGTATTTAGAAGACGGTCTTCTCTCTAAAAAATTAATTGAAATAAAAACAGATGTTGATTTAGGACTTAGCGCAGAACAGTCTGGTTTTAAATTCTATCCTCAAGAATCTCTTTTTGAATTTCTAAAAGGGCTTGGATTTAAATCGGCCCTCGTAAAACTAGAGGATTTAAAATTTGCCCAGCATCAGGCTGATCAGGGGGGAGAGTTCTCTGTAAACCCTGATGGGCCTAGTATTAAAGTAAGCGATTACGACGAGGAAAAAGTAAAGTCTACAAGTCTTGTTGGCCTTGATATTCAATACACTTCAAATAATCCTTATGAGTTTGAAATATTCTCTATTTCACTGAGTATAGATAAGAATGAAGCTTTTTACATTAATGGAAAAGAATCACACCAAGTTCTAATGAATTTAATTGATAGAAGTGATTTAACCATTTCTGTTTCAGACTATAAATCTCTTCTTTATTTTTGCATAAAAAATGAGAAAGAAATTAAGGCTTCTATCTTTGATATTGTGCAAGCGCAATTTGTTGCCAATGCTGGAGAAAAGAATAATGTAGAATACTTAAGTGATAAATTTCTTGGAAGTGGTATTCCTGCATATGATAAGAAGAAGCCCCTTGCTTCGGATAATGAAGAAGAGCTAGTGAGAGAGATCTCTTCGGCAAGAGCACATACGGCTTTTAGAGTGAAAGAGTTCCTCTATGAAGAACTTGAAAGAAAAGAACTACTATCAATTTTTGAAAACCTTGATAATGCGCTCACTCCAATTCTTGCAAGAATGGAGTTTGAGGGCGTTCACATAAATTCAGCCTTCTTTGCTGAATACGAAAAAGAATTACAAATTAAATTAGATGGACTACAGGCAAGTGTGGATGCTCTTAGTATGGAGCCTATTAATTTGAATTCTCCAAAGCAGGTAGGAGCTCTTCTCTTTGAAGAGTTAGGACTTCCTGTTGGAAAGAAAACTAAAACAGGCTACTCGACAGATTCATCTGTCTTAGAAGAACTTGCAGCAAAGAATTTAAGTGAGGTTCCGGGGTTAATTCTAGAGTATAGAGAAGTTGGAAAACTTCTTTCTACATATGTGAAAGCAATCCCAGAACTTGTAAACAGTGTCTCAGGAAAAATACATACTCACTTTAATCAAAATGTTGCAGCAACAGGAAGACTTTCTTCTAATCACCCAAACCTTCAAAATATTCCAATTAGAAGTGAGATGGGAAGAAGAATAAGAAAAGGCTTTATTGCTGGGCCGGGGAAGATTCTTCTCGCAGCCGATTATTCTCAAGTTGAACTAAGACTCTTGGCCCATTTTTCAAAAGATAAGACAATGATTGATGCTTTTAAAAATGGAATAGATATTCATAGACGTACGGCTTCTGAAATTATGGGAGTCCCGGTGGATAGTGTAGGCTCAAACGATAGGTCTAAAGCAAAGGCCGTAAATTTTGGACTCATGTATGGACAGTCTTCTTTTGGTCTTTCAGCAGCACTTAAAATTTCGAGAAAAGAAGCCAAGGAATATATAACGAATTACTTTGAGAGATTCTCTAGCGTAAAAGGTTACTTAGATGAGCTCAAGGAAGAATGTGAGAGAACAGGTTTTGCAAAAACACTTCTCGGACGAAAGAGATATTTAGCAGATATTCATTCAACTAATAGAACGATTAAGGCCAATGCTGAAAGGGTTGCGATTAATAGTCCAATTCAAGGAACTGCTGCAGACATCATTAAACAGGCCATGATTGATATTCAAAAAGTAATGGATGATAAGAAACTCAAATCAAAAATGATTCTTCAGGTACATGATGAACTTATCTTTGAGGTCGTTGAGAACGAACTCGAAGAAATGAAGAGCATTTTAAGAACAGGAATGGAGAAAGTTGTAGACCTCTCTGTTCCTCTCGATGTTGACATGGGCGTTGGGGTGAATTGGTTTGATCTAAAGTAG